In Parus major isolate Abel chromosome 1, Parus_major1.1, whole genome shotgun sequence, the following proteins share a genomic window:
- the C1S gene encoding complement C1s subcomponent isoform X1, producing the protein MERSFLSQSVAPKSNSWRFSERKNCFFQMWSLIFFCLPVWADAASMYGEILSPNYPQGYPNDVNKTWQIQVPLGYGIHLYFTHLDLEPSQDCEYDFVKIVSGGYVEGVLCGQKKHRAPGSQIVEEFHVPYSTLTMTFQSDFSNEERFTGFAAYYIAVDLDECMDFVDEPCSHYCNNYIGGYFCSCPPDYFLYEDNKTCGVNCSGNVFTEPTGEIASPNYPNLYPENSRCDYRVALSPGYFVVLTIRSEDFDVEPADANGICHDSLTIVSGEQRFGPYCGSKFPGPPEIKTRSNILDIIFQADQGTQHKGWKIRYYGDPVTCPMSVISNSVLDPKKDRYILKDIVKVTCVEGYEIVRQRDSITSFLSSCQENGEWSNSHLSCVPVNCGDPPPVDNAQASYVSELHEPLYTAAVRYQCEAPYYTLENEEQVIYECSASGEWVNEEMGTKLPKCVPVCGVPSNPIRDTGRIFGGTRAEKGNFPWQVYFSDPRASGVLISDRWVMTAAHVLEGYDKPTMYAGVIDVRRESLKWEAQKLVPEASFIHPDWKEEPTETRIDFDNDIALLKLREPVKMGPNISPICLPGKSPEYELQEGTLGYIAGWGQREKGRLPADLWKAQIPVVNMDKCRSVKPDNYDGSVVYIFTDNMICAGGGKDSCRGDSGGAYAIQDPLNATRYHVAGLISWGPKCGTFGLYTKVARYVDWIRETMSEHEDEEARQK; encoded by the exons ATGGAGAGAAG TTTTTTGTCCCAGAGTGTAGCTCCAAAGTCCAATTCCTGGAGgttttcagaaaggaagaacTGCTTTTTCCAGATGTG GTCCCTGATCTTCTTCTGTCTCCCTGTCTGGGCTGATGCGGCCTCTATGTATGGAGAGATCTTGTCACCCAATTATCCTCAGGGGTATCCCAATGATGTGAACAAAACTTGGCAAATCCAGGTCCCTTTGGGATATGGTATTCACCTTTATTTCACACATCTGGATCTTGAACCATCACAGGACTGCGAATATGACTTTGTGAAG ATTGTGTCTGGTGGCTATGTTGAAGGCGTGCTTTGTGGGCAGAAGAAACATCGTGCCCCAGGCTCCCAGATTGTGGAGGAATTTCATGTCCCTTACAGCACCCTCACTATGACATTCCAATCAGACTTTTCCAATGAGGAGCGTTTCACTGGTTTTGCTGCCTACTACATTGCTGTGG ACTTGGATGAGTGCATGGATTTTGTGGATGAACCCTGCAGTCATTACTGTAATAATTATATTGGAGGTTACTTCTGCAGCTGTCCACCAGATTATTTTCTCTATGAAGATAACAAAACTTGTGGAG TGAACTGCAGTGGCAATGTCTTCACTGAGCCAACAGGGGAGATTGCCAGCCCCAACTACCCCAACCTGTACCCAGAGAACTCTCGGTGTGACTACCGAGTGGCTCTGAGCCCAGGCTACTTTGTGGTGCTGACCATCCGCAGCGAGGACTTTGACGTGGAGCCAGCCGACGCCAACGGGATCTGCCACGACAGCTTAACA ATTGTCTCTGGAGAACAGCGTTTCGGTCCCTATTGTGGCAGCAAATTCCCAGGTCCTCCTGAAATCAAAACCAGGAGCAACATTCTTGACATAATCTTCCAGGCAGACCAGGGCACACAGCacaaaggctggaaaatacGCTACTATGGGGACC CTGTAACCTGTCCCATGAGTGTCATCTCCAACTCTGTTCTTGACCCAAAGAAGGACAGGTATATCTTAAAGGACATTGTGAAGGTGACCTGTGTGGAAGGATACGAAATTGTGAGg caacGAGACAGCATCACAAGTTTTCTCTCCAGCTGTCAGGAAAATGGTGAATGGAGCAACTCCCATTTGAGCTGTGTTC CTGTGAACTGTGGTGATCCCCCTCCTGTTGACAATGCTCAAGCCTCGTATGTGTCCGAACTCCACGAGCCTCTGTACACGGCTGCTGTCCGCTATCAGTGTGAGGCACCCTACTACACCCTAGAAAACGAAGAGCAGG TGATATATGAGTGTTCAGCCAGTGGAGAATGGGTCAATGAAGAGATGGGAACAAAGCTACCAAAATGTGTCCCAG tCTGTGGGGTGCCTAGTAATCCCATCCGAGACACAGGAAGGATTTTTGGAGGCACCCGTGCAGAAAAGGGCAACTTTCCCTGGCAGGTGTATTTCAGTGACCCCAGAGCAAGTGGAGTGCTCATCTCTGACAGATGGGTGATGACTGCAGCTCACGTGCTGGAGGGCTATGACAAGCCCACCATGTATGCTGGGGTAATCGATGTTCGTAGAGAATCCCTGAAGTGGGAAGCCCAAAAGCTTGTCCCCGAAGCTTCATTCATCCATCCTGATTGGAAGGAGGAGCCCACAGAAACCAGGATCGATTTTGATAATGATATTGCACTACTGAAGCTGAGGGAACCCGTGAAGATGGGTCCAAACATCTCACCCATCTGCCTTCCTGGTAAATCACCTGAATATGAGCTGCAAGAAGGGACTCTGGGCTACATTGCTGGATGGGgccagagagagaaaggaagactCCCTGCTGACCTTTGGAAGGCCCAGATTCCCGTGGTGAACATGGACAAGTGCCGATCTGTGAAGCCAGACAACTACGATGGTTCTGTTGTTTACATATTCACCGACAACATGATCTGTGCTGGTGGTGGCAAGGACAGCTGCCGGGGGGATAGTGGTGGAGCCTATGCCATCCAGGATCCTCTGAACGCCACCCGGTACCACGTGGCAGGGCTCATCTCCTGGGGGCCAAAATGCGGCACCTTTGGTCTTTACACCAAGGTGGCGCGCTACGTGGACTGGATCAGAGAGACCATGAGCGAGCACGAGGATGAGGAAGCTCGGCAGAAATAG
- the C1S gene encoding complement C1s subcomponent isoform X2, translating into MWSLIFFCLPVWADAASMYGEILSPNYPQGYPNDVNKTWQIQVPLGYGIHLYFTHLDLEPSQDCEYDFVKIVSGGYVEGVLCGQKKHRAPGSQIVEEFHVPYSTLTMTFQSDFSNEERFTGFAAYYIAVDLDECMDFVDEPCSHYCNNYIGGYFCSCPPDYFLYEDNKTCGVNCSGNVFTEPTGEIASPNYPNLYPENSRCDYRVALSPGYFVVLTIRSEDFDVEPADANGICHDSLTIVSGEQRFGPYCGSKFPGPPEIKTRSNILDIIFQADQGTQHKGWKIRYYGDPVTCPMSVISNSVLDPKKDRYILKDIVKVTCVEGYEIVRQRDSITSFLSSCQENGEWSNSHLSCVPVNCGDPPPVDNAQASYVSELHEPLYTAAVRYQCEAPYYTLENEEQVIYECSASGEWVNEEMGTKLPKCVPVCGVPSNPIRDTGRIFGGTRAEKGNFPWQVYFSDPRASGVLISDRWVMTAAHVLEGYDKPTMYAGVIDVRRESLKWEAQKLVPEASFIHPDWKEEPTETRIDFDNDIALLKLREPVKMGPNISPICLPGKSPEYELQEGTLGYIAGWGQREKGRLPADLWKAQIPVVNMDKCRSVKPDNYDGSVVYIFTDNMICAGGGKDSCRGDSGGAYAIQDPLNATRYHVAGLISWGPKCGTFGLYTKVARYVDWIRETMSEHEDEEARQK; encoded by the exons ATGTG GTCCCTGATCTTCTTCTGTCTCCCTGTCTGGGCTGATGCGGCCTCTATGTATGGAGAGATCTTGTCACCCAATTATCCTCAGGGGTATCCCAATGATGTGAACAAAACTTGGCAAATCCAGGTCCCTTTGGGATATGGTATTCACCTTTATTTCACACATCTGGATCTTGAACCATCACAGGACTGCGAATATGACTTTGTGAAG ATTGTGTCTGGTGGCTATGTTGAAGGCGTGCTTTGTGGGCAGAAGAAACATCGTGCCCCAGGCTCCCAGATTGTGGAGGAATTTCATGTCCCTTACAGCACCCTCACTATGACATTCCAATCAGACTTTTCCAATGAGGAGCGTTTCACTGGTTTTGCTGCCTACTACATTGCTGTGG ACTTGGATGAGTGCATGGATTTTGTGGATGAACCCTGCAGTCATTACTGTAATAATTATATTGGAGGTTACTTCTGCAGCTGTCCACCAGATTATTTTCTCTATGAAGATAACAAAACTTGTGGAG TGAACTGCAGTGGCAATGTCTTCACTGAGCCAACAGGGGAGATTGCCAGCCCCAACTACCCCAACCTGTACCCAGAGAACTCTCGGTGTGACTACCGAGTGGCTCTGAGCCCAGGCTACTTTGTGGTGCTGACCATCCGCAGCGAGGACTTTGACGTGGAGCCAGCCGACGCCAACGGGATCTGCCACGACAGCTTAACA ATTGTCTCTGGAGAACAGCGTTTCGGTCCCTATTGTGGCAGCAAATTCCCAGGTCCTCCTGAAATCAAAACCAGGAGCAACATTCTTGACATAATCTTCCAGGCAGACCAGGGCACACAGCacaaaggctggaaaatacGCTACTATGGGGACC CTGTAACCTGTCCCATGAGTGTCATCTCCAACTCTGTTCTTGACCCAAAGAAGGACAGGTATATCTTAAAGGACATTGTGAAGGTGACCTGTGTGGAAGGATACGAAATTGTGAGg caacGAGACAGCATCACAAGTTTTCTCTCCAGCTGTCAGGAAAATGGTGAATGGAGCAACTCCCATTTGAGCTGTGTTC CTGTGAACTGTGGTGATCCCCCTCCTGTTGACAATGCTCAAGCCTCGTATGTGTCCGAACTCCACGAGCCTCTGTACACGGCTGCTGTCCGCTATCAGTGTGAGGCACCCTACTACACCCTAGAAAACGAAGAGCAGG TGATATATGAGTGTTCAGCCAGTGGAGAATGGGTCAATGAAGAGATGGGAACAAAGCTACCAAAATGTGTCCCAG tCTGTGGGGTGCCTAGTAATCCCATCCGAGACACAGGAAGGATTTTTGGAGGCACCCGTGCAGAAAAGGGCAACTTTCCCTGGCAGGTGTATTTCAGTGACCCCAGAGCAAGTGGAGTGCTCATCTCTGACAGATGGGTGATGACTGCAGCTCACGTGCTGGAGGGCTATGACAAGCCCACCATGTATGCTGGGGTAATCGATGTTCGTAGAGAATCCCTGAAGTGGGAAGCCCAAAAGCTTGTCCCCGAAGCTTCATTCATCCATCCTGATTGGAAGGAGGAGCCCACAGAAACCAGGATCGATTTTGATAATGATATTGCACTACTGAAGCTGAGGGAACCCGTGAAGATGGGTCCAAACATCTCACCCATCTGCCTTCCTGGTAAATCACCTGAATATGAGCTGCAAGAAGGGACTCTGGGCTACATTGCTGGATGGGgccagagagagaaaggaagactCCCTGCTGACCTTTGGAAGGCCCAGATTCCCGTGGTGAACATGGACAAGTGCCGATCTGTGAAGCCAGACAACTACGATGGTTCTGTTGTTTACATATTCACCGACAACATGATCTGTGCTGGTGGTGGCAAGGACAGCTGCCGGGGGGATAGTGGTGGAGCCTATGCCATCCAGGATCCTCTGAACGCCACCCGGTACCACGTGGCAGGGCTCATCTCCTGGGGGCCAAAATGCGGCACCTTTGGTCTTTACACCAAGGTGGCGCGCTACGTGGACTGGATCAGAGAGACCATGAGCGAGCACGAGGATGAGGAAGCTCGGCAGAAATAG
- the LPCAT3 gene encoding lysophospholipid acyltransferase 5, producing the protein MTTSCYYSISAGYPFALFQRYFLFQKEAYLIHLYNVFTGLSIAYFNFGMQFLHSLICVLIQFLILRLMGRTVTAVITTFLFQMTYLMAGYYFTATEHYDIKWTMPHCVLTLKLIGLAIDYYDGGKDPEFLTPEQRRFAVRGVPTLLEVSGFSYFYGAFMVGPQFSMTDYQKLTRGEMTDVPGQRPNSFVPALKRLSLGLLFLVTYTLSSLYISDEYLTSDDYMEKPFWFRCGYILIWGKMILYKYVTCWLVTEGVCILVGLGYNGKDQNGKPLWNACANMKVWLYETTPLFTGTIASFNINTNAWVARYIFKRLKFLGNKLLSQALALFFLAIWHGLHSGYLVCFQMELLIVIVERQVMNLVRDSPLLSTLASITALRPIFYVLQQTNHWMFMGYSLVPFCLFTWDKWMKVYRSIYFFGHVLFFTLLLVLPYIRRLIVPRKEKLKRAE; encoded by the exons ATGACCACCTCCTGCTACTACTCCATTAGTGCAG gaTATCCTTTTGCCTTGTTCCAGCGCTATTTCCTCTTCCAGAAGGAGGCCTACCTCATTCATCTCTACAATGTGTTCACGGGACTCTCAATTGCTTACTTCAATTTTG GGATGCAGTTTCTTCATTCCCTGATATGTGTCCTAATCCAGTTCCTCATACTGAGACTAATGGGTCGCACAGTCACTGCCGTCATCACCACATTCCTCTTTCAGATG ACATACCTTATGGCTGGATATTACTTTACAGCCACAGAGCATTATGACATCAAGTGGACAATGCCACATTGTGTCTTGACACTTAAGTTGATTG GTCTGGCCATCGATTACTATGATGGAGGAAAAGATCCG GAGTTCCTGACCCCTGAGCAGAGGCGATTTGCTGTTCGGGGGGTTCCTACCTTGCTGGAGGTCTCAGGATTCTCCTATTTCTATGGTGCCTTCATGGTTGGGCCTCAGTTCTCCATGACAGACTATCAGAAACTGACAAGGGGTGAGATGACTGACGTTCCAGGCCAGAGACCCAATAG ttttgtgCCTGCTCTCAAGCGCCTGAGCCTGGGTCTCTTGTTTCTAGTAACCTACACCTTGTCAAGCCTGTACATCTCTGATGAATACCTCACCTCAGATGACTATATG GAGAAGCCTTTCTGGTTCCGTTGTGGTTACATATTGATCTGGGGCAAAATGATACTCTACAAATACGTAACTTGTTGGCTTGTTACG GAAGGTGTCTGCATCCTTGTTGGTCTGGGGTACAATGGGAAAGACCAGAATGGAAAGCCTTTGTGGAATGCCTGTGCCAACATGAAGGTCTGGCTGTATGAGACAACACCTTTGTTCACAGGGACCATTGCTTCTTTCAACATCAACACCAATGCTTGGGTGGCCCG CTACATCTTCAAGCGCTTGAAGTTCCTGGGCAACAAACTGCTGTCACAGGCACTGGCCCTGTTCTTCCTGGCCATTTGGCACGGGCTGCACTCTGGCTACCTGGTGTGCTTTCAGATGGAATTGCTTATAGTCATCGTGGAAAGACAG GTCATGAACCTTGTTCGAGACAGTCCTCTCCTGAGCACACTGGCCTCCATCACTGCCTTGCGGCCCATCTTCTACGTGCTGCAGCAGACTAACCACTGGATGTTTATGGGTTACTCTCTGGTGCCATTTTGCCTTTTCACCTGGGACAAATGGATGAAG GTGTACAGgtctatttatttctttggcCACGTGTTATTCTTCACCTTACTGCTGGTGTTGCCTTACATTCGCAGATTAATTGTGCCAcgaaaagaaaagctaaaaagaGCAGAATAA
- the EMG1 gene encoding ribosomal RNA small subunit methyltransferase NEP1: MAAPRRPRGDAQEEEEDEGRSLAAKRSRGQRRLLVVLEGASLETVKVGKTFELLNCDKHKALLLRNGRDPGEVRPDITHQSLLMLMDSPLNRAGLLQVYIHTKKNVLIEVNPQTRIPRTFDRFCGLMVQLLHKLSVRAADGPQKLLKVIKNPVSDHLPVGCVKIGTSFAASQVSDLRELVPAAEPVVIVVGAFAHGSVNVDYTEKMVSISNYPLSAALTCAKITTAFEEVWGVV, translated from the exons ATGGCGGCGCCCAGGCGGCCACGTGGGGACGcgcaggaggaggaggaggatgaagggcGCTCGCTGGCGGCTAAGCGGTCCCGCGGGCAGCGGCGGCTCCTGGTCGTGCTGGAGGGGGCGAGTCTGGAGACCGTGAAG GTGGGGAAGACGTTCGAGCTGCTCAACTGCGATAAGCACAAGGCGCTGCTGCTACGGAATGGCCGGGACCCCGGCGAGGTGCGGCCTGACATCACCCACCAG AGTCTCCTGATGCTCATGGACAGCCCCCTGAATCgggctgggctcctgcaggTTTATATCCACACCAAGAAGAACGTTCTCATTGAAGTCAATCCCCAGACCAGGATACCAAGAACCTTTGATCGATTCTGTGGTCTTATGG TTCAGCTGCTGCATAAGCTCAGTGTTAGAGCAGCTGATGGGCCTCAGAAACTGCTGAAG GTGATTAAAAATCCAGTCAGTGACCACCTGCCCGTGGGCTGTGTGAAGATTGGTACCTCTTTCGCAGCGTCGCAGGTGTCGGATCTGCGCGAGCTGGTTCCCGCGGCAGAGCCAGTTGTCATTGTGGTGGGAGCTTTTGCCCACGGGTCG GTCAATGTTGACTACACAGAAAAGATGGTCTCCATCAGCAACTATCCCCTTTCTGCTGCCCTGACGTGTGCTAAAATTACTACTGCCTTTGAGGAAGTGTGGGGAGTAGTGTGA
- the PHB2 gene encoding prohibitin-2, with protein sequence MAQNLKDLAGRLPSGPRGVGTALKLLLGAGALAYGVRESVFIVEGGQRAIFFNRIGGVQQDTILAEGLHFRIPWFQYPIIYDIRARPRKISSPTGSKDLQMVNISLRVLTRPNAAELPSMYQRLGLDYEERVLPSIVNEVLKSVVAKFNASQLITQRAQVSLLIRRELTERAKDFSLILDDVAITELSFSREYTAAVEAKQVAQQEAQRAQFLVEKAKQEQKQKIVQAEGEATAAKMLGEALSRNPGYIKLRKIRAAQNISKTIAASQNRVYLTADNLVLNLQDEGFTRGSDSLLKGKK encoded by the exons ATGGCGCAGAACCTGAAGGACCTGGCGGGGCGGTTGCCGAGCGGGCCCCGCGGTGTCGGCACCGCGCTTAAGCTGCTGCTGGGCGCCGGTGCCCTGGCCTATGGCGTGCGGGAGTCCGTCTTCATTG TGGAGGGCGGCCAGCGCGCCATCTTCTTCAACCGCATTGGCGGCGTGCAGCAGGACACCATCCTGGCCGAGGGGCTGCACTTCAG GATCCCCTGGTTCCAGTATCCCATCATTTACGACATCCGAGCGCGGCCAAGGAAAATCTCCTCCCCCACTGGTTCCAAAG ACCTGCAGATGGTGAACATCTCCCTGCGTGTGCTGACACGGCCCAACGCGGCCGAGCTGCCCAGCATGTACCAGCGCCTGGGGCTGGACTACGAGGAGCGCGTCCTGCCCTCCATCGTCAACGAGGTGCTCAAGAGCGTGGTGGCCAAGTTCAACGCCTCGCAGCTCATCACGCAGAGAGCCCAG gTGTCTCTGCTCATTAGGCGAGAACTGACAGAGAGAGCCAAGGATTTCAGCCTCATCCTGGATGATGTGGCTATCACAGAGCTCAGTTTTAGTCGTGAATATACAGCCGCTGTGGAGGCTAAGCAAGTGG CCCAGCAGGAGGCACAGCGTGCCCAGTTCCTGGTGGAGAAGGccaagcaggagcagaagcagaagataGTTCAGGCTGAGGGGGAAGCAACAGCTGCCAAGATG CTTGGGGAAGCTCTCAGCAGGAATCCAGGCTACATCAAGCTACGTAAGATCCGAGCTGCTCAAAACATCTCAAAAACG attgCTGCCTCACAAAACCGTGTGTATCTCACAGCTGATAACTTGGTACTGAACCTGCAGGATGAGGGTTTCACCAG AGGAAG TGACAGTCTActcaaagggaagaaatga